A stretch of the Saprospiraceae bacterium genome encodes the following:
- the rsgA gene encoding ribosome small subunit-dependent GTPase A produces the protein MHGLIFRSTGSWYEVWVNEIQKTIPSRIVGKLKLDKENLTNPVAVGDEVEVELEDEINGLIKSVLPRKNYIARQSPKSRMQLHLIACNIDQAILITSIREPDLKAGFIDRFLLTTEPQNIPVLLVFNKWDIYTEVDRMIFSDIKNLYEKIGYQVLAVSSKDQTGIKTLTQCIQGKVNLFSGQSGVGKSSIINSLQPDLKLKTSQLSGYSGKGIHTTTFAEMFPVNKNTFIIDTPGIKSLSFNNLGIMDVAHNYREFFEASVDCKFGSQCTHRNEPDCAVKEKMLAGMISEVRYKNYLNVLEEIDAQNYWERNKKY, from the coding sequence ATGCATGGATTGATTTTTCGCTCCACAGGAAGTTGGTATGAAGTCTGGGTAAATGAAATTCAAAAAACCATTCCCAGCAGGATTGTCGGAAAACTAAAACTTGATAAAGAAAATTTAACCAATCCGGTGGCCGTTGGAGATGAAGTGGAAGTCGAATTGGAAGATGAAATCAATGGTTTAATTAAATCTGTACTTCCCCGTAAAAATTACATCGCCCGGCAATCGCCGAAATCCCGAATGCAATTGCATTTAATTGCCTGCAACATTGACCAGGCCATTTTAATTACCAGCATTCGCGAACCCGATTTGAAAGCCGGATTTATCGATCGTTTTTTATTGACCACAGAACCTCAAAATATTCCGGTCCTTCTTGTTTTTAATAAATGGGATATTTATACAGAAGTAGACCGAATGATCTTTTCGGATATTAAAAATTTGTACGAAAAAATCGGATATCAAGTTTTGGCGGTTTCTTCCAAAGATCAAACCGGCATCAAGACCCTCACACAATGCATCCAGGGTAAAGTAAATTTGTTTTCCGGTCAATCGGGTGTAGGAAAATCATCCATAATCAACAGCCTGCAACCCGATTTAAAATTAAAAACAAGTCAACTGTCCGGATACAGTGGCAAAGGCATCCATACCACCACTTTTGCAGAAATGTTTCCGGTAAATAAAAACACCTTCATCATCGATACGCCCGGAATTAAATCCTTGTCCTTTAACAATCTTGGCATCATGGATGTAGCCCACAATTACCGTGAATTTTTTGAAGCTTCGGTCGATTGCAAATTTGGTTCTCAGTGCACCCACCGTAACGAACCCGATTGTGCCGTAAAAGAAAAAATGCTCGCCGGAATGATCAGTGAGGTCCGTTATAA
- a CDS encoding S8 family peptidase, translated as METNQKIPVLIQFKQQADLSGINYNWSKEQKAAYAYQVLNHTSGLSQKKCQELLQSKDISFRSFYLVNALWAELTKETILQIATLEEVDRISYDSPQRGVPQQDPSVQLTQRAPEITWGIKRVGADQVWDLGIKGQGIVVAGEDTGVRWDVAAIKARYRGNTNGLIDHNYNWHDAIHQISPLSGNPTNPCGLDLKEPCDDNSHGTHTVGTMIGETAEHAIGMAPEAQWIGCRNMEQGNGAPSTYIECFEFFLAPYDLDGKNPKPELAPHVINNSWYCSLEEGCDTTVFPIMELVVENLRKAGVVVVVSAGNDGAACNTLRHVPAIYDGSFSVGAFHPDNHISNFSSNGPVNNYKATRIKPNVVAPGSDVLSTLPDGQFASWNGTSMAGPHVAGLVALMISANPLLAGRVETIESIIEETAEPYVADFDCFPYSGTRIPNNTYGYGLIDALKAVKKAQLYVGTIENEATAFRIYPNPVYDVLQIEILKGMQTEFVLMDALGKELKRISFNDKQHTENLSELKPGVYFIQSVSGTEKRSFVKM; from the coding sequence ATGGAAACAAACCAAAAAATACCGGTTTTAATCCAATTTAAACAACAAGCAGATCTTTCTGGTATCAATTACAATTGGAGTAAAGAACAAAAAGCAGCTTATGCTTATCAGGTCCTAAATCATACCTCGGGATTAAGTCAAAAAAAATGTCAGGAATTACTCCAGTCAAAAGACATCTCCTTCCGATCCTTTTATTTGGTGAATGCACTTTGGGCTGAACTGACGAAGGAAACTATCCTACAAATTGCCACGCTCGAAGAGGTCGACCGGATCAGTTACGATTCTCCGCAACGGGGAGTTCCTCAACAGGATCCAAGCGTTCAATTAACACAAAGGGCTCCAGAGATTACCTGGGGCATCAAACGAGTCGGTGCTGACCAGGTCTGGGATTTGGGAATTAAAGGTCAGGGCATTGTTGTAGCCGGTGAAGATACCGGGGTACGCTGGGATGTCGCCGCTATCAAAGCGCGTTATCGTGGAAATACCAATGGACTGATCGATCACAATTACAATTGGCACGATGCCATTCATCAAATCAGTCCCTTGAGTGGCAATCCAACCAATCCTTGCGGACTGGATCTTAAAGAACCTTGCGATGACAATTCACACGGTACCCACACCGTTGGGACCATGATCGGTGAAACCGCAGAACATGCCATAGGTATGGCTCCGGAAGCTCAATGGATTGGATGCCGGAATATGGAACAAGGAAATGGTGCTCCCTCTACATATATTGAATGTTTTGAGTTTTTTCTGGCGCCTTATGACTTAGATGGAAAAAATCCTAAACCTGAATTGGCACCACATGTCATTAACAACAGTTGGTATTGCAGTTTAGAAGAAGGTTGTGACACCACTGTATTTCCAATTATGGAATTGGTTGTAGAAAATTTACGTAAAGCGGGAGTCGTGGTCGTTGTTTCAGCGGGCAATGACGGTGCCGCTTGCAATACGTTGCGACATGTTCCAGCCATTTACGATGGAAGTTTTTCGGTTGGTGCTTTTCATCCTGACAATCACATCAGCAATTTCAGCAGCAACGGTCCGGTAAATAATTACAAAGCCACACGAATCAAACCAAATGTAGTGGCACCGGGTTCAGATGTATTGTCAACCCTGCCCGACGGCCAATTTGCATCCTGGAATGGAACCAGCATGGCCGGTCCGCATGTCGCAGGCTTAGTTGCCTTGATGATTTCTGCCAATCCGCTTTTAGCCGGACGGGTTGAAACCATTGAAAGCATTATTGAAGAAACCGCCGAACCTTATGTGGCTGATTTTGATTGCTTTCCTTACTCTGGAACCCGCATTCCAAACAATACTTACGGTTACGGTTTGATCGATGCGTTGAAAGCAGTAAAAAAAGCACAATTGTATGTGGGTACCATAGAAAACGAAGCCACTGCATTTCGAATTTATCCAAATCCGGTGTACGATGTGTTGCAAATTGAAATTCTCAAAGGAATGCAAACTGAATTTGTACTTATGGACGCTTTGGGAAAAGAGTTAAAACGCATTTCGTTTAATGACAAACAACACACCGAAAATTTATCGGAGCTGAAACCGGGAGTTTATTTTATCCAATCTGTTTCCGGAACAGAAAAAAGGTCTTTTGTAAAAATGTAA
- a CDS encoding rhodanese-related sulfurtransferase — protein MRKLYNTINREILIEKMRSSQEERITISFYKYCKILNPDFFRNYLFEKLDDLGTLGRIYLAHEGINAQISVPKENLSLFKSTLDEIEFLKNIRLNYAIEDDGKSFFKLVIKRRTKIVADGIEDPEFDVTQCGVHVDAADFNKLCNQPDTLIVDMRNHYESEIGHFENAITPDVVTFRESLPIIATQLEEYKDKNILMYCTGGIRCEKASAFMKYKGFKHVFQLNGGIIEYARQVKSQNLENKFLGKNFVFDERLGERITDSVISHCHQCGAVCDHHVNCKNDQCHILFIQCPECAIKYEACCSKRCADFIKLDAITQEQIKPTLEFNGSKFSKGRYKALGKDEALNLSE, from the coding sequence ATGAGAAAACTTTACAATACCATCAACAGGGAAATCTTGATTGAAAAAATGCGAAGCAGTCAGGAAGAACGCATCACCATTTCATTTTATAAATATTGTAAAATTTTAAATCCGGATTTTTTTCGAAATTACTTATTCGAAAAACTGGATGATCTGGGCACCTTGGGAAGAATTTATTTGGCACACGAAGGAATCAATGCACAGATTTCTGTTCCAAAAGAAAATTTAAGCTTGTTTAAAAGCACGCTGGATGAGATCGAATTTTTAAAAAACATCCGTTTGAATTATGCTATAGAAGATGATGGCAAATCATTTTTCAAACTCGTCATCAAACGACGTACTAAAATCGTTGCCGACGGCATTGAGGACCCTGAATTTGATGTAACCCAATGCGGAGTGCATGTCGATGCAGCAGATTTTAATAAGCTGTGCAATCAACCCGATACGCTCATCGTTGACATGCGCAACCATTATGAATCAGAAATTGGTCATTTTGAAAATGCCATCACCCCGGATGTCGTTACGTTTCGGGAATCTCTTCCGATCATTGCCACTCAGTTGGAGGAATACAAGGATAAAAACATACTCATGTATTGTACCGGTGGCATTCGCTGTGAAAAAGCAAGTGCATTTATGAAATACAAAGGCTTTAAACATGTATTTCAATTAAATGGCGGCATCATTGAATATGCCAGACAAGTAAAATCACAAAATCTTGAAAATAAATTTTTAGGAAAGAATTTTGTATTTGACGAACGATTGGGCGAACGGATCACCGATTCAGTAATCAGTCATTGTCATCAATGTGGTGCTGTTTGTGATCATCACGTCAATTGCAAAAACGATCAATGCCATATTTTATTTATACAATGCCCGGAATGTGCAATTAAATACGAAGCGTGTTGTTCGAAGCGCTGTGCAGATTTTATTAAACTCGATGCCATCACACAAGAACAAATCAAACCAACGCTTGAATTTAATGGAAGTAAATTTTCAAAAGGCCGTTACAAAGCTTTGGGAAAAGACGAAGCCCTCAATTTGAGTGAATAA
- a CDS encoding geranylgeranylglyceryl/heptaprenylglyceryl phosphate synthase: MSKQLLKGILKKKSLGIKSLAVLIDPDYLKLKNLEQTLALSQKQGVDYFFLGGSLILQDRMDETIKLIREMTNIPIVLFPGNSQQIHPGADAILLLSLISGRNPDYLIGKHVESAMRLKASQLEVISTAYLLIDGAQANTAAYISQTQPIPANKPDIALATAMAGELLNMQLLYLDAGSGARKPVPETMIQKLSAHIRLPILVGGGIRDEETVYNILQAGADLIVVGNLLEEDPKQLKTIAELVKNHSPLQVKKS; the protein is encoded by the coding sequence ATGTCAAAACAGCTGTTAAAAGGAATCTTGAAAAAAAAATCACTTGGCATTAAAAGCCTGGCTGTTTTAATTGATCCCGATTATCTGAAATTAAAAAATCTCGAACAAACCCTTGCATTGTCACAAAAGCAAGGCGTTGATTATTTTTTTCTGGGCGGCAGTTTAATCTTACAGGATCGGATGGATGAAACCATCAAGTTGATTCGTGAGATGACCAATATTCCTATTGTACTCTTTCCCGGAAATAGTCAACAGATACATCCCGGAGCGGATGCAATTTTATTATTGTCATTAATTTCCGGAAGAAATCCCGACTATTTAATTGGTAAACATGTTGAATCCGCCATGCGACTCAAAGCCAGTCAACTGGAAGTCATTTCAACCGCTTACTTATTGATAGATGGTGCGCAAGCCAACACGGCGGCTTATATCAGTCAAACCCAACCCATACCTGCCAATAAGCCGGATATTGCTCTGGCGACAGCCATGGCAGGTGAGTTGCTCAATATGCAATTGCTTTATCTGGATGCAGGAAGTGGTGCCAGAAAACCAGTTCCGGAAACCATGATTCAAAAATTGAGTGCCCACATCCGTTTGCCAATCCTTGTAGGTGGTGGAATTCGCGATGAGGAAACCGTTTACAACATCCTTCAGGCAGGAGCAGATCTGATTGTCGTTGGAAATTTATTGGAAGAAGATCCCAAACAACTCAAAACCATTGCAGAATTGGTAAAGAACCATTCACCGCTACAAGTAAAAAAATCCTGA